In Antechinus flavipes isolate AdamAnt ecotype Samford, QLD, Australia chromosome 3, AdamAnt_v2, whole genome shotgun sequence, a genomic segment contains:
- the HES4 gene encoding transcription factor HES-4: MPADTLEKPRASPLAGAPASASQTPDKPKSASEHRKSSKPIMEKRRRARINESLGQLKTLILDALKKDSSRHSKLEKADILEMTVKHLRSLQRVQVTAALSGDPSVLGKYRAGFNECMNEVTRFLSSCDGVTSDVRSRLLSHLAACLNQLGPVRYTPPGLVQPSHLSQPLHVQLPGTAATASAQCKMSPAGALSPKVYGGFHLVPAHDGQAVAFLIPNPAFGPAPGSLLPTYPGAAAAGGGPAAPPPAAGGSSSSPVHGLTSLGGSGPRAGSPAEDRCEPVWRPW; encoded by the exons ATGCCGGCGGACACCCTGGAGAAGCCGAGGGCCTCTCCTCTGGCCGGAGCGCCGGCCAGCGCCAGCCAGACCCCGGACAAACCCAAGAGCGCGAGCGAGCATCGCAAG TCGTCCAAGCCCATCATGGAGAAGCGGCGACGGGCGCGGATCAATGAGAGTTTGGGCCAGCTCAAGACCCTGATCCTGGACGCCCTCAAGAAAGAT AGCTCCCGCCACTCGAAGCTGGAGAAGGCCGACATCCTGGAGATGACCGTCAAGCATCTGCGGAGCCTGCAGAGAGTCCAAGTGACAG CTGCCCTCAGCGGTGACCCGAGCGTCCTGGGCAAATACCGCGCCGGCTTCAATGAATGCATGAACGAGGTGACCCGCTTCCTGTCGTCCTGCGACGGGGTCACTTCGGACGTGCGCTCTCGCCTCCTGAGCCACCTCGCCGCCTGCCTCAACCAGCTCGGACCCGTACGATACACGCCGCCCGGACTCGTCCAGCCCTCGCATCTGTCTCAACCGCTGCACGTTCAGCTGCCCGGGACGGCGGCCACCGCTTCTGCCCAGTGCAAGATGAGCCCGGCCGGAGCCTTGTCGCCCAAAGTATACGGCGGCTTCCACCTGGTGCCGGCCCACGACGGCCAGGCCGTAGCTTTCCTGATCCCGAACCCCGCCTTCGGGCCCGCCCCGGGCTCGCTGCTCCCGACTTACCCCGGGGCTGCGGCGGCCGGGGGAGGTCCGGCCGCCCCTCCCCCCGCAGCCGGCGGCTCCTCCAGCTCCCCGGTGCACGGCCTCACCTCGCTGGGAGGCAGCGGGCCGCGGGCGGGGAGCCCTGCCGAGGACAGATGCGAGCCGGTCTGGAGGCCGTGGTGA